In the Dioscorea cayenensis subsp. rotundata cultivar TDr96_F1 chromosome 12, TDr96_F1_v2_PseudoChromosome.rev07_lg8_w22 25.fasta, whole genome shotgun sequence genome, one interval contains:
- the LOC120274163 gene encoding uncharacterized protein LOC120274163 — translation MNHVREYSHSKFSQNGKQLIINNFSYTDSPFLFVATAGNYGSDLFGAGFFIADSNSQFIFASCCNNPAESIIEAEALALLAALGCIFVFDLQIKTIFIASFELHGFLKAGNHHHSWRLNPLLTSINDYLAELGCPQLHIIPHTWMTAAASLALHGLNSHVLTLFHQGRELPYWLMKQLKKNGITL, via the coding sequence ATGAATCACGTCAGGGAGTATTCTCACtccaaattttctcaaaatggTAAGCaacttataattaataatttttcttatactGACAGCCCTTTTCTCTTTGTAGCCACTGCTGGAAACTATGGATCTGATTTATTTGGAGCTGGCTTCTTCATTGCTGATTCAAACTCTCAATTCATCTTTGCTAGCTGCTGCAACAATCCTGCTGAGTCTATTATTGAAGCTGAGGCTCTCGCTCTATTGGCTGCTCTTGGTTGCATTTTTGTATTTGATCTTCAAATCAAGACAATCTTTATTGCCAGTTTTGAGCTTCATGGTTTTCTCAAGGCTGGAAATCATCATCACTCTTGGAGACTTAATCCTTTACTTACAAGCATTAATGATTATTTGGCGGAATTGGGATGTCCCCAGCTTCATATTATCCCCCATACTTGGATGACAGCTGCTGCTTCTTTGGCTCTGCATGGCCTAAATTCGCATGTTCTTACCTTATTTCATCAAGGCAGGGAACTCCCTTATTGGCTCATGAAGCAGCTCAAAAAGAATGGAATTACCTTgtaa